AAAAAGGCTAAGCCACTCACCATAGCCCTCGGCCTCCAGTTGATCCTTAGGAATAAAGCGTATGGCCGCTGAATTAATGCAGTATCGGAGCCCAGTTGGTAAAGGACCATCGGAGAATACATGCCCCAGATGAGACTCCGCAAGACGCGACCTGACCTCGATGCGCTGCATCCCATGCGACCGATCGTCATGCTCCGTAACCGCCTTATGCTCCAATGGCCGCGAGAAGCTAGGCCACCCACACCCCGAGTCAAACTTGTCAAAGGAGCTAAAAAGCGGCTCGCCGGAGACTATGTCGACGTAGATACCCTCGCCCTCATGATTCCAATATAGGTTGCGAAAGGGTGGCTCCGTCGCTGCCTCTTGCGTCACCGCATACTGCTGTGGTGTGAGTTTCGCCCTGAGTTCAGCTGCCGACGGTTTCTCAAATGACTGGGAATTTCTTTGACGCGTAGTCATAGTGCTAAGTCCTCATCAAAACTCTCATCAAAAGAGCCGCCCTGAGTGTGGACCT
The window above is part of the Deltaproteobacteria bacterium genome. Proteins encoded here:
- the msrB gene encoding peptide-methionine (R)-S-oxide reductase MsrB, which encodes MTTRQRNSQSFEKPSAAELRAKLTPQQYAVTQEAATEPPFRNLYWNHEGEGIYVDIVSGEPLFSSFDKFDSGCGWPSFSRPLEHKAVTEHDDRSHGMQRIEVRSRLAESHLGHVFSDGPLPTGLRYCINSAAIRFIPKDQLEAEGYGEWLSLFAK